The nucleotide window cagagaagtgaagtgacttgcccaaagtcacaaagctgacaattggcggagttgggatttgaacccatgacctctgactccaaagcctgtactctttccactgagccacgctgcttctcatggcttctCAGTAGCCATGTAGCCTTTTGGCCAGCTATTTTAAAGGATTCCCACCGGGCCTGTTCACCGTCCAAAACACCCTAGGTAGTTTGTCGGTCAGAAACGTTCCCCACTGATAGCAAAGCCCCTGCGGACAGAACTGGAGCTAGAACCGAGATCTCCCGCTTCCCAgagtgatgctctttccactgcaccagcaGACATAGCCTTTTGGAAGCGAAGTGTGTCTGGCCGGTGAAAACCAAGCAACttggaaataggaaaaaaaaaaaaagtccaaatgAATTTTTCCCATCAAGGCTTCTCCTGTTTCTTGCATTGCAATCATGCCCTGTGTTTGCTATGAAATCTTGGAAAACTAAGAATCCTGGAAACTTGAGTGTCATATTTAGGGGTGAAAAGTCCATTGCATAGTGAAACTGGAATATTGAGGTAActtgcatcataataataattaataataataataataatggcacttaagtgcttaccatgggccaagcactgttctaagccttggggcagatgttaggttggaaacagtccctctcccacatagggctcacgttctctatctccattttacagatgaggtaactgaggcccagaggaagggaagttacttgtccaaggcctcacagcagacgtAGGGCAGGGTCAGGATAAgagcccatgcccttctgactctgaggcccttgctctattataataataatgataatataataatgatgacatttattaagcgcttactatgtgcaaagcactgttctaagcacaggggaggttacaaggtgatcaggttgtcccacagggggctcacagtcttcagccccattttacagatgagagaactgaggcccagaggaagggaagttacttgtccaaggcctcacagcagacgtAGGGCAGGGTCAGGATAAgagcccatgcccttctgactccgaggcccttgctctataataataatgatggcatttattaagcgcatactatgtgcaaagcactgttctaagcgcaggggaggttacgaggtgatcaggttgtcccacagggggctcagtcttcatccccattttacagatgagagaactgaggcccgtagaagtgaagtgacttgcccaaagtcacacagctgacagtcggcagagccgggatttgaactccaaagcccgtgctctttccaccgagccccacgCCACTTTCCCGTAATGCAGCTGGGGTGTGCGGTACTTCTCGTTGATATCTTTTCTTAATATacattaccagcgcttagaacagtgctctgcacatagtaagcgcttaacaaatattattattattattattattattattattatcagcacagaAAATAGTACTGGTACAAAGAAAACCTGGGGCTAACAGATGCATGTTCTGAAGAGGCTTAATTTATACAACATTTTGGCCAGGGAAGGGGAAAACGGTTTGTTGCACGTGTGAGTTGTTTCCACGGAAGTTGGTGGTTTTGTGAGCAACCACATAGTGCCATCTCCTGGAACGAAATTGGAAGCGGCAACACAGCCGCCAACTTTTACGGATCTGAGATTCCGGGTAGCGTGACGCTATTAATAACGATCGTTTATTTAAAATGTTAGGGGAAGCAACATCCAGGGGAGCAGTGCTGATATTAACTGTCACCTCTTGCTCCGGAAAATACTGGTTGAAAGATTAGGAAAAGTTTctgctactatcatcatcatcagtcgtatttattgagcgcttactgtgtgcagagcactgtactgagcgcttgggaagtccaagttggcaacatatagagacggtccctacccaacagtgggctcacagtctaaaagggggagacagagaacaaaaccaaacatactaacaaaataaaataaatagctatgtacaagtaaaatagagtaataaataaatagagtaattatagAGTACTTGCTATCATTCAGCACATACTTATCTGctcccttgtacatatctattctatttattttattttgttaatatgttttgttctgtctcccccttctagactgtgagcccactgttgggtagggactgtctctatatgttgccaatttgtacttcccaagcgcttagtacagtgctccgcacatagtgctcaataaatacgattgatgatgatgaaatggtgtTTGATCCATGGTCCTTGTGCCTAAACAAGAAGGGAGGATAGAGGGGGTCTTGTTTTGTTGAGATTGTCCAACAGTCAGGGCACGCGCTTGTAGACTAAAATGTTTTGTGCGTTTCCCTTTTGATATTCAAGCAGAACCAAGACCGGAAGCATAGGACTTATGTCTATGTCCTGACAGTGACTGAAATTTTGGAAGACTGGGAGGATTCTGTTAATATAGGTAAGTAATGCTGCAAGCTTTTGTCAAGCGTAGATGCCGGTAGACAAATCTTCAGACCAACAATACGTACATACCTATCAAACGCCACCTTCTAGGAACCGTGATTCTCTTTTCCAAAGCTAAGCTTCAACTTCCCTCAGTAGCTTAAACTTTTCTGCCTGGGGCATGAGGCATCTCAACTGGTGGATCCCAGCTGGGAGTCACTGGACGCAAAGAAAGCAGCGTAGCGAACCTGCAAccaagaaaggagcagctctttgAGGTGAAGCTTGGGAAAGCTAAAGAGTTAAGGAGACGTCAGCAAAAACCGTGCCTGGCCCATATATCACTTGCACAGTGTGGGCAGAACTATGGGTCCTGCATTGAGGTACCTCTGGGTGATTTTCAGAGTCCGGGGCATCTTCTTTGGGGGTGAAATTTTATCTATTTGTGACACTTTACCCTGCCAGTGCCCCTATGTCTGCTGATGCAGTGGCCATGCCTCCTGTATTGCAGTTGGCTCTCAATTGGTTCCGTTAAAAGCGTTCAGCAAAACAGGGCTGAAAAGGTAGTTTCCCTTAGGAAAATTGTACGGTGCGTTAATGCATCCCTGTGACCCAAAACTGTCACAAATGTTGGATAATCCAAATAATGGAAGTGTGCCGTGGTTAAGGTTGTTTTGTGGATGAAGATTAAGTCAAAGCCTTAAGTATTTGACATCGTGTTGAGCAAAAGGGCATCTTGTGCTAGCAAAGTAGAGAATTATCTGTGCTAAATTAAGAAAGGCACTCGTCACCCAAGCCCCGTGCCGAAGTCAAGATACGTTGTTGTAGCTCTGAGTCCTTCATGACCAATATTAAAAGACTGAAATGAGCACAGGGAACATTATATTTTGGTTTTCAAAGAAAGAGCAActgtggagggggagaagtagTTAGAGAGGTAGGTGTTAATTCCAGGGATTGAGTAGTAAACTGTGTTTAGGATTAACTAAGAGTATGAAGCCTTCTACCTAGTGCCGAGGAGGCGTACACGGggaaattagacatgatccctgacgcTCAGGGGGCTCTCTGGAGACCAAGGCAAGAAACAGACTGAGTGTGGACCCCCTTCCTTCCACACCCAAAATgagtcccttttcctccttcataCAGTGACCTAAACTGGCAGCTGCAGTTGGCCTTCAAATAGGATGACACCTATCTAGGTTTCCCAGTTTacaaggtgttttgttttttttaaaaaaaattattattgaaGATACATGTATGTCTTGATGTGCAGCATAGTTCTGCCTAGGAAGAAGCTTGTCAGATTGATCGGCTGCTTTTGCAAGTGTGGATATGGGCTGACAGCGTTACAACGGAATAATATGTACTACTTAATAGGAAACATCAATTCTGTTGCCATGGATTAAACTGTGTAAGATGTCTTGTTTTTCATACAGCTCAGTTCTATGCTTCATGAAAATCTCCCTACCTGAGTGGTCCTGCATTACTGATTGAGCGAGCTATATAGTTTTGTAAGGAAAATGGTCCTTATGTGGACCAGGGCCTCCAAATACATACCTTCTCCCGCTGAGGTGCCCCGAGTATATACAGCGTGTCGGCTCggtatttaagcagttactatatggctggcgctgtacaaagtgctggcgtagatatctACCctgatatcaggttggacacgattcatgtcccacgtggggcctttagagtcttgatcctcattttacagatgaggtaacaagcggataagtggtagagcaggcattagaacccaggtccttccgagtcccaggccccagttacatcccctaggccatgctgcttctctttgccaatGTGCCTAATCCATGATCACAAAATAAACCAGAGCTTATTTGCAGGTCCAGCTGTCGGCACCTAATGTGCATTGGCCACCTGCACCCCAATCAGGTGTATTGAGGTCCATTAATATAGCTTAATCTGATAGCACTTTAGATGAACCAAGAGCCACTTGGTGGTGACTTTTTTTCACCCTAAGTATATCAAATAGATTGCCGTGAGACTACTTCTGTAATGGCTTATGATTTCTAATATCTTCCAGGAAGGAAGCGAGAGTGGTTCAAAATAGAAGATGCGATCAAGGTTCTTCAGTGTCACAAACCTGTACATGCAGCTTATTTGGAAAAATTGAAACTGGGCTGCTCTCCAATTAATGGAAATTCCATGGTCCCCTCCCTTCCGGACAACAATTCGTTGTATGTCACTTCTGCACAGACTTCTGGGTTACCATCTGCTGTGAGATAGTTTGTGACCCCTTTCCCCAGGCACCAGTACAGGGAAAGAGGGGCACTTCTGGGTTCCCATGCAAACATCTGCAAATATTTAAATTTTGTCTAAAATGCCATGCATTTATGTATCAAATCATTTTTGCATGTACTTAAGCtattttgaaattattttccCTAACAATGTAAAATACTCAGTAAACCAAAGCCATATATAGAATTTAAGATGCCTTAACTGGCTTTCCCCGACCCCCTTCCCACCAAAGCTCTCAGATTTTCTAGTCTGTCAACTTTCTCAACTACTCCATGGAGTACTTTGTCCAGGGGGAGGGGGTTATTTTATAgggcagtctgagagggaggaggcATCACTGTAAATGTATTTAAGAAACTGGCTGGATAAATCTCTTGTCCCCCTTATTTGTGGTATTGGGTTTTACAGACTTTCTGGTGCATTAGCTTTTTCTGTAGTGAAAGGAGAGCATTTTAATTGGGGGCTCCACAATTTTTTTAAGGCTATATTTTTACTATTGCAATTTTGTATGTCACTTCAAAGGAAAATAAACTTATTTCTTTAAAGACTCCTGAAATAATTCCAGCTAAGTATCAACCTTGATCTCTTCGCCTTCTCTTATTCACcatctccccatcaccacccaaAAAAAGGTAGCTTCCTGTGGTCAGAATGTTTTCTGGTTTTGACCTTTTTCAAGGATCTAAAACTTGCAGTCttatatttttttccccctctctctctctcccctaaacAGAGTTCTCCATTTGGGAAGGTGAGACATATTTGAGGATTAGGTCACCTTTTGGTTCCGGAAAGCAGATAGGAAGCTAATACAGTCCCACGGCAAACTCTCCGTAGGGATGATGGTTCAGATTCCGTTCAAACATTCCCCTCCACGACTAGGCAAAGACTGGAATCTTTTTAGACCATCCCATTAGCATGAAGTGATAAGCCAGGATGGGAACTGGCCTAATTACATTGTTCTGGATTTTTAAATGCTTTCCATTTCATCACTTGAACCCATCATGGAGAAGTAATTGATGCAAGATCATATAACAAGTGTGTGCTAATATTCTAAATGCCGGCAAGCAGCCGGTCATTAACAAATTACTTCAAAACCGTTTTTTTTCTAAGCAGTCCCTTGTAAATGCATACGTACCTTTTCTGAGAATTGTTTTCACCTTCCCATAACCACACCAGAATTGTGGCTGAAGTCGAATCTTCTCTATTATGAAGCTCACTTTAGAATAAGTGATCATTGTACACATAGCATTTAAACACTCTGTAAATACTCTAACTGGTAAATAGTGAGTGTAAAATGGAAAGTAAATGTAATTTAAGACTTTGTTACTCAGTACATATTAGTCTACTTTAAACACAAATTGTGTAAAATGCTGCTATAAATTGCGTGCTGTTACACTTTTTAAGGAAATATTGGTGCCACAGTTCTTGTTTAAAAAATGAGATCTtgtgctttgtgtgtgtgtgtgtgtgtatgtgtggactAATCAGAACCACAAGGATTAAGTACAGGTTTCAGTTCAAATGAATCTAGATTTTGAAAATACTGCTAAATGAAGGGAATAGAAAACTTAAAAGGAATTTAATCACCCTAATTTCAAAATTCTAATTAGGCTGTGGCAAAATCAGGAAACCATTTTTCAGTATCACTTTTCTACTTTGCCTTGTTCAGAgataaatgtattttttttaaatctgcacCTAAACTCAGTCTAATAATTGCCATTAGGTTTTGGCTAAAATCTTTTGTGGAGTTTTTGAACTAAAACAGCACAGtaaatgtggattttttttatttttcctccaaATCCTTGGGAATTAAGGTTGAACATGATACTATTAGCAGTAATGCATGATATTTTGTAATTCTTGAATGATATAATTgataaaaatgtaaaaatgtaCAGTATTGTGTTAAATTCAGAGTTGCTAGCCTATAAATACTTTGTTGTATAATGTTGGGTTAACCATTTGTACTTTGGGCCACAGCAAGATTTTTCAGTGCCATACAGTGTGCAAATCTCTATGCAACTTGCAAATTTCCCTTAATGACCAGTCTTAATTCCTTATGTCTCTTTGTACAATTTAACACTTTTTTTGAACTGCAATGATTGTAAACTTACATGATGctggtggtttgttttttttttaatctaaaatGCTTGAGTAAAACCAGTGATCAGGTTGCATAGAAGGTGAGTCCATTTTGGGTTCTGAGAAGACTTTAAACTATGATTTAGGAGCAGGGGATACTAACCCTTGCGTTAACGGCCTTGGTCGATGGTCCTGTGGCTTTTCTTCCCCATCTGTCACTTTGAGAACTGTGGTGATTGTATGTTCTTAAGTTGTAGATCTGCTCATTTTCCCACTTTCTACTTCACCCCTCTGCCTCTATTCCCACCACCCGAGGAATGACCCAAGGACACTTGTTGAAACAATCTCAAATCATGTCTTGCAAGCCAAAATTGACATTTTCAAGCTGGTTAAGTGCCATACTCTTATACCGTAAGACCCTGTAGCATGCAGAGGCACCTGAAGTATTCCCTTCAAACCCCACACCTATCACCAAAAGGCCCAAAGTTTGCTTTGCTAGCAACAGGGGGCTAGCATATTTAAAGGAAGCCCCATGTTCTGTTTCTTACAAAATTATGGAGGGAGCAAAACAGGAAAAAAGCTGTAAACATTGCATCACTTTGCATGGTTTTCTTTTGAAACTATTGATGTACAAACAATTTTGACTTtttataatggggataaaataccaaaataaaaaccTAATGCAAGGGCTATGTGTGTGCCTTAGCTTTCTTTCAGTACAGCAGAAGCTAGGTCAGTTATTCACCTACCTCCATGCTACCTTTGACTTACATGACCAACAGGGCCAAGGATGCCAAGTACAATCCCTTTAATTAGggctatgtttgtacatatttattactctattttacttgtacatatctattctatttattttattttgttagtatgtttggttttgttctctgtctcccccttttagactgtgagcccactgttgggtagggactgtctctatatgttgccagtttgtacttcccaagcgcttgtacagtgctctgcacatagtaagcgctcaataaatacgattgatgatgatgaggaaaggtTGGGAAGTGGAATGGAGATAGGGGGATTTTGGATTTTGGACTTATCCACTATTTTGGCTAAGTGGATTTTGGACTTCAACTCTGTGTTTGCactgtgctgcacccctgcccaccttttCGCTCGTTGTCGCAGCGGGAACGTGACTGACAGGGAGAAGACTGTCACGGGGTGCCGCACTGAATCACCTCCCTCACACAGACGCTGGGTGAGGAAGTTTGTGGGCCGGGACCAAGCTCACCTCCCATCTGCAACATGAGCCTCCATCCCTGGCTATGGAAAGGGATAAAATCCTTCAGTTGGAGTGACTGAGAACAGACTCgtcaagcgcttgctctgtggtGGGATGGGACACAAATTTGACCCCACCCAGAACTCACAATCCAAAAGGGAGGGAACACGGTCCATTTCAACAGTAAGGGAACTgattgatcagtcagtggcatctggagcacctactaagtgcagaggtcTGTATTAAGTCAGTACAATAGTGGGCATGATCATCGTTGCTCTCAGCTTACGAGGAAGGAAGCAGGTGGACGCAAATTACACGTGGGAAGAAGGAATATTAAATGCAAGATACGTATGGGGGTGCTAGGTGGGGGGTACCTCCGCCTccagagaggaagcagggagggggtagCATCCCCAAGCCCATTCACTCCCCCTCACTTCCCTGTATTGACCCTCAGAAAATCGCCCTCTGGCCTTTCCTGATGCTCAGACTCTGAAGGAGTCAGTTGCCAGGAAGCGGCTCTGCCCTTCTTCCTGCAGAAGTTGGATGGGCCGGTCCAGCGTGCGCTGGAGAACCACCCCGGGAGGGAGACACCCTCAAAGAAGCCTCTTGGTGCCTGGCGTGActcactctctcctccacccagaaACCTGTTTCCCCAGAGTCTGAGAGGAAAAGGGCTGGGGGCTCCTCACCTGGCTTCAGTAAAGCACGGCAACAGCAAAACAAACTGAAAAggtcctccctcactccctcttctaCCCCTcaaatccttctccttcccaccagaGCCACTGGAGAGAAGTGCggtaggggagggatggggacgggAGAACAGAAGCCCGTGCAAGACCCTCCAGCAACTCTTGTCGGCACGATGATGGAAATGGACCAAGGACCAtccaggaggggcaggaggcaaaCGGTGGTGGAATATAAGATAGCGAGAAACAACAAGCAGGGGCAGCGGGGCACTACCAAGTCACTTGGAAAAAGATCAAGCGTTGTTCCAGAACCGCGACAGCAGAAAATAGCTTTGATGCTGAGCCAAGATAACAACCCCAAAAGGAATAAGACGCAGAGGGGGAAAGGGCCTCACAGGCACAAAGAGTAGGGAAACCTGCCCACATAACCCAGGGAAGCACGGCTATTTCAGCTCGCTGACAGCGGAACTTCCTGGGACACAGGCCCAGCCCTCGAAAATCTCCACAAACTAAGTCAATGCTGTCCAAGTCGTCGCCAACAGCTCAAGGGGTTAGATTCTTGAAGGCCTCAGGTCTTTCATCTAAAAAAATACATGCAATAGACACCTCTTTAAGAACGGTGCTCTTAAAACGGGCCATTATCCTTATGTATCTTCGTGCATCAATCTGCGTTTTCTACCTTTCTGTAGGAAAGTGTGTGTTTTCTTGTGTGTGCTGAGTATAGCTCTCTTTCGGTTTTAATCGTAAATTCACTTTCTGACAGATTTAGCTGTGCAGAGCAATTGCTTTCAGAGCAGTTGTCCTCTACAACTCTGGGGACGTAGCAGGAAATGCCCAGGACTTTTCACTTGCagctcccacagtgggctccatcCATTTTTGGCAACTCCTGCCAAGAGAATCTGCCTCCGCGGCCTTCCCAAGGCCAACGGGGgactctgcccctctctcctttcctccccatcccgccccaggCTTTCTCACTGAGATCCACCCATGGCTCCATCAGAGGTCGAAGACAGGCCAGGCCAAGATCCAGGAAGAAAATCATGGCAGGTTCCCACCAGGAATCTCGGATGCGGTTCTTGTTCCTGCACCTCAGGAAGGAGAAAATATCAGGCACAAAGAAGAGTGCAGAAAAGACCCACTAAAATGATCAGGAAGACGGTGCAGCGTCCCGGTCTGACTGAAAGATGAAGACCGAGGGGGACGGGGTCGAAGGGTTTGGACGGAAGACCAAACAGCATGGGCTGAGGAGtcgggaggacttgggttctaattccagcactgccacgtgtctgctgtgtgaccttgggcaagtcgcaacttctctgtgcttgtgtttcctcacctgtgaaacggggattcaatacctgttttccctcccactttagaCTCAGCCCCaagaaagacagggactgtgtacgatCTAAAGTGTTTCATGTATAGTATAATTAGTATATTAATATAGCGTAGAATATAGTATAgtatttttaataaataccatcatcattttcttGGATTTTGCTCACaagcaattgataataataatggcatttattaagcgcttactatgtgcaaggcactgttctaagcaccttctagactgtgagcccactgctgggtagggaccgtctctatgtgttgccaacttgtacttcccaagcgcttagtacagtgctctgcacacagtaagcgctcaataaatacgattgattgattggttctaagcactggggggtatacaaggtgatcaagttgtcccacagggggctaacagtcttcatccccattttacagatgaggtaacaggcccagagaagttatgtgacttgcccaaagtcacacagctgacaagtggcagagccaggattcgaacccatgacctctgactccaaagtccgtgctctttcccctgagccatgctgcttctttaattagcTAAATCAGACAGGTGAGCAGAGGGAAACGGTTGTGTAAAGGTGCATTTTATTGTCACACTTCCTCCCAGCATCCCACTGGATCAGACTCAGAAGATGGAGCTGGATGGGCTAttaggctttttttaatggtatttgcttactatgggtactatgtgccaggcactgtactaagcgctcgcgtagatacaagctaatcaggtgggacacagtccatggtccaggaggggctcacagtcctaattcccattttacagatgagataactgaggcacagagaagttaagcgacttgctcaagatcacacagcagacgagtacagtccgaattagaatccaggtcctttcgactcccaggcctgtactctatccactaagccacgctgcttctcccggtaatcatcatcatcaatcatatttattgagcgcttactgtgtgcagagcactgtactaagcgcttggaaagtacaagttggcaacatatagagacagtccctacccaacagtgggctcacagtctaaaagtaatgacTACTAATGAACCAGAATGCAGTTGCCAAGGGTGACAGTGGATTATTGTCCAAGTAAACTATGCAGGAGCCTAATGGGATCGACCTGTAGGACTAGCAGGGTCTGAACGCCACATGCAGGGCATCTGATCGGACTCTCTCAGTTGCCTTACAACTTTCGCTCACGGCCACAAATCCAGGGGAACACCACTAGCCAGAAAGCAGGGGGCTGCCTCTGAAGAAGGCAAtcagcccattttacaaatgttgaTTTCCAGAAATAAGGCGGGTGAATGGTCATTTTGTTGGTCAACGTCAATCAGGAGCCGCCGGAGGTTTGCGCTTCCCTACTACGGCTGTAAACAGATGTGGCCACCGGGCAGTTCCAAGACGaacccaatttatttattttatttgtacatatctattctattttattttgttagtatgtttggttttgttctctgtctcccccttttagactgtgagcccactgtcgggtagggactgtctctatttgttaccaatttgtacttcccaagcgcttagtacagtgctctgcacatagtaagcgctcaataaatgtgattgatgatgatgaatgaggaaAGAGCGAACAGCGACCGACAGAACCAGAAAAACACCCAcgcaggatgagagattgacacTGATCCATGAGATGGGTACCAAATCCAGGAGCCACCAGcaagaagaagaatggtggtatgtgccaggcactgtactaagcactggggtagatacaagataactgggttagaaacagtccctgtcccacacaggtactcccactcaatccccattttacagacgaggaaacaggcatagagaagttaaacggcttgcccgaggtcacacagcagacaagcggcagagccgggtggTTTTCAGTTGTAGAGTCACTTAATGTGAGGCTCATGGAGAAGTTAACACGATGGATTCTACCAGGAAGTTAGGTGTCCCCAGTTTCTTGACTGGAACTTACCTGCGTCTGTAAGCGTGACTCTGCCCCTTTTCATAAAAGGAACGTGCCGAAAACACCCGAGTCCTCTGCCAAGCCGCACGCCAGGGCTGTTAGCCACAGTCATCGGACACGCTCTTGTTCTGGACGGGAGAGATCCGGTCAGAAACCGGCTTTCGACCTCTGCCACTGTGCCCCGCTAGTAGACCGAGGATGGCGGGCACGCACACGCTAACCTCACCCGAGTtggcctcccagctctgggcGAGGCCGGGCACCAGAATCACTCTCCAGAGTTTAGAGAGGCTCTGTTTTAAGCCAAAGGTCTGAAGGTTTGCAAATATAAGTGCCCTGGCAGGCTGAGGGGCACGTTGAAGGGTCACTGGATTGCAGCGTCCACTCCCTGGTCTCTGGGGTTAGAAGGGTCTTACCTCCAGGTCGGGAAAAATCAACTTCTAGGTGTGTTTATGTTGTTTCTTGGGGTACACAAAGGCTGATCCTGGCCCAGTTAAGGATTTTCCAACTTTCAGTCCCTGCCCATCACATTGCTCTTGTACAGGGCAGCTTCTATGAAACACTTCCCAAAGCCCAGCTTCTCAAGGCCTTCAGGAGGGATTGCATTGCATCTGTAATGAGCAACATCAACCCCAAACTCAACTCAGCCAGGGAAGCCAAGCCCTTGCACTTGGCACTGAATCGTCACTCTGCTTTCAGATCCTTTCCCAGCTAGAAGCCAATATATGCaggcttctcgagggcagggatcatgtccccttatctactgtactctcccaagtgcttagcacagtgctctgaccctcgagaagtgctcaataaataccactaaccgGGGGGACTCCAGAAAGATTCTGCGATTCTTAGACCTCGCTCAGCCGGCAGTTTTCAGGTAGGAGGGCTGTATGTTCCTCCTGACAGAATGTAAAGCCATAAAAATCCAGCAAGATCTACACTGACTTTGGAACATACAGAAAAATGGGAATATGCAAGGTAGTGGGACCGAAGCAGCCACAATGGCTATCGAGAAGCACATCTTTTACTGAGCTCCTCTCCATCGCACTGGCCTGGAAAACAGTGATAGGTGAGAAGACACAGCTTGTTTTACCATTCAAACCTCTCTCCATTAACACAGAGCAAGGTCAGCGAGTAGAGCCGCATGCACGGCCCCCTTAATTTTTCTAATTTCTTCCCTTAGATGATCTTTTTTACACCCCCGAAACTGGCATTCCTATATAAACTAGCTACCTGGTTTTATTAGTTTCTAGGCAAATGACAGCACCATTTAGCAGAAAGACTATGGGACTGAGTGAGGAGGCCTGggtttcgaatcccagttctgcctcttttcctactcagtaaccttgagcaagtcacttaacttgtctgtgcctgtttcctcgtctctaaaatgacgatacctgttctccctgcccaagaccgtgagcccaagacCGTGACCATATTCGATCCGACAccgtatctacactagtgcttggtTCATCATAGTTGACAAACACCAActttttattcataataattctGCTCTGCTCAAATTGCTTTGCAAT belongs to Tachyglossus aculeatus isolate mTacAcu1 chromosome 14, mTacAcu1.pri, whole genome shotgun sequence and includes:
- the NUDT4 gene encoding diphosphoinositol polyphosphate phosphohydrolase 2 isoform X1, which produces MLLVLMMMMMMMKFKPNQTRTYDREGFKKRAACLCFRSEREDEVLLVSSSRYPDQWIVPGGGMEPEEEPGGAAVREVYEEAGVKGKLGRLLGIFEQNQDRKHRTYVYVLTVTEILEDWEDSVNIGRKREWFKIEDAIKVLQCHKPVHAAYLEKLKLGCSPINGNSMVPSLPDNNSLYVTSAQTSGLPSAVR
- the NUDT4 gene encoding diphosphoinositol polyphosphate phosphohydrolase 2 isoform X3, translating into MEPEEEPGGAAVREVYEEAGVKGKLGRLLGIFEQNQDRKHRTYVYVLTVTEILEDWEDSVNIGRKREWFKIEDAIKVLQCHKPVHAAYLEKLKLGCSPINGNSMVPSLPDNNSLYVTSAQTSGLPSAVR
- the NUDT4 gene encoding diphosphoinositol polyphosphate phosphohydrolase 2 isoform X2; this translates as MLLVLMMMMMMMKFKPNQTRTYDREGFKKRAACLCFRSEREDEVLLVSSSRYPDQWIVPGGGMEPEEEPGGAAVREVYEEAGVKGKLGRLLGIFENQDRKHRTYVYVLTVTEILEDWEDSVNIGRKREWFKIEDAIKVLQCHKPVHAAYLEKLKLGCSPINGNSMVPSLPDNNSLYVTSAQTSGLPSAVR